In Streptomyces sp. NBC_00878, a single window of DNA contains:
- a CDS encoding SpoIIE family protein phosphatase, with protein MTTELHPGGQPQDPRPTGNQPLPRQERVGHAALPPDNRTRSSVITARAAASFDPVGRSVATARSFVRDTLQGWGFADIVDDAVVLTSELVTNAVVHAGTSADVLCLRSDDGVRIEVGDRYPEREIPLQATAINMGSPDREGGRGLQLCAALAGRWGVEYTPTHKQVWFQLELPERSVGTRTAGPALPANLLPLADGRVRVAVVQIDRVGAINAWNEDAEELFGYAAEQVIGKPLTDLAAWPHTPGTSTGIVEALQLSRWEGSYGLRAADGRVTPVYASHLRVRDTNGEPSTVCLLVRNHERAVLQTPLRVNASDTTTSSEGQASDPFEVFIGSPAPDDLDGLLQRTVERARDMLDGDSAFLLLATDDETELEVRASTGLPSARQRFARVPVEAGPGRYGSARMPAVHEDLTVVPGAVPLLSGTGMRSVVTVPLKVEGRLTGSLGVAAEAQGRYSNEEALRLQFAADRIALAVESARLGELERLRRGSLSFLVEASDLLAGTLDRDQTLALMAQMTVPTLATWCAVYTIADQASDPYLSYVLHEDEERIDGLKALLSKIAPPDPVPTPGARVWGAPAEAAHQAALRTSMRSLGLGEPATVSSGIGTTLQTAAAVGGETVVLPLVARNRVIGMLTLGKPSDEHFRQEILELAEDLSRRAALALDNARLYSERMAISQSLQRSLLPPELPHIEGVEVEVIYRAAGEGNEVGGDFYDLFPIRDGAYGFAIGDVCGTGPEAAAVTGLARHALRLLAREGFGGPAVLERLNSAILDEGARSRFLTLLYGELWPQEDGSALLKVVCAGHPLPLRLRQDGTVEPAAEPQPLLGVMDDLELYEQTITLDPGDVLLCVTDGVTERREGTRMLGDDGLIDVLTTCTGLTAGAVAARIMRAVERFASDAPSDDMAILAMRVPGLHND; from the coding sequence ATGACCACCGAACTGCATCCCGGGGGACAACCCCAGGATCCCCGGCCGACGGGAAACCAGCCCCTGCCCCGGCAGGAGCGGGTCGGCCACGCGGCGCTGCCCCCCGACAACCGGACAAGGAGTTCTGTGATCACCGCGCGCGCGGCCGCCAGCTTCGATCCTGTCGGGCGGTCCGTCGCGACCGCTCGGTCCTTCGTCCGTGACACCCTCCAGGGTTGGGGCTTCGCCGACATCGTCGACGACGCCGTTGTCCTCACCAGCGAGCTTGTCACCAACGCCGTGGTGCACGCGGGCACGTCCGCCGACGTCCTCTGCCTGCGCAGCGACGACGGCGTACGGATCGAGGTGGGGGACCGTTACCCGGAACGGGAGATTCCACTCCAGGCGACCGCCATCAACATGGGCAGCCCCGACCGCGAGGGAGGCCGCGGACTCCAGCTCTGCGCCGCCCTGGCCGGCCGCTGGGGCGTCGAGTACACGCCCACGCACAAGCAGGTCTGGTTCCAACTGGAACTCCCGGAACGCTCGGTGGGCACCCGCACGGCCGGCCCCGCCCTCCCGGCCAACCTGCTCCCCCTCGCCGACGGCCGCGTACGCGTGGCGGTCGTCCAGATCGACCGCGTCGGCGCCATCAACGCCTGGAACGAGGACGCGGAGGAACTCTTCGGCTACGCGGCCGAACAGGTCATCGGCAAACCCCTCACCGACCTCGCGGCCTGGCCGCACACGCCCGGCACCAGCACCGGCATCGTCGAGGCGCTCCAACTCTCCCGCTGGGAGGGCAGCTACGGCCTCCGAGCCGCCGACGGCCGCGTGACCCCCGTCTACGCCTCGCACCTGCGCGTACGGGACACGAACGGCGAACCCTCGACGGTCTGCCTGCTCGTACGCAACCACGAACGCGCCGTCCTGCAGACCCCGTTGCGCGTCAACGCCTCCGACACGACCACCAGCTCCGAGGGCCAGGCGTCGGACCCCTTCGAGGTCTTCATCGGCTCACCGGCCCCCGACGACCTGGACGGCCTCCTCCAGCGCACGGTGGAGCGCGCCCGCGACATGCTCGACGGCGACTCCGCGTTCCTCCTCCTGGCGACCGACGACGAAACGGAGTTGGAGGTCCGCGCCTCCACCGGGCTCCCCTCCGCCCGCCAGCGCTTCGCCCGCGTCCCCGTGGAGGCCGGCCCCGGCCGCTACGGCTCCGCCCGCATGCCCGCCGTGCACGAGGACCTGACGGTCGTTCCCGGCGCCGTACCGCTGCTCAGCGGCACCGGCATGCGCTCGGTCGTGACGGTCCCCCTCAAGGTGGAGGGCCGCCTCACCGGTTCACTCGGCGTCGCGGCCGAGGCCCAGGGACGCTACTCGAACGAGGAGGCGCTGCGCCTCCAGTTCGCCGCCGACCGCATCGCGCTCGCCGTGGAGTCGGCGCGCCTGGGCGAGCTGGAGCGCCTGCGCCGCGGCTCCCTGTCCTTCCTCGTCGAGGCCTCGGACCTCCTCGCGGGCACGCTGGACCGCGACCAGACGCTGGCCCTGATGGCCCAGATGACGGTCCCGACCCTGGCCACCTGGTGCGCCGTCTACACGATTGCCGACCAGGCATCGGATCCCTATCTTTCGTATGTCCTGCACGAGGACGAGGAGCGCATCGACGGCCTCAAGGCCCTTCTGTCGAAGATCGCCCCTCCGGACCCCGTCCCGACCCCGGGCGCCCGCGTCTGGGGCGCCCCGGCGGAGGCCGCCCACCAGGCCGCCCTGCGCACCTCCATGCGCAGCCTCGGCCTCGGCGAGCCCGCCACGGTGAGCTCCGGCATCGGTACGACGCTGCAGACGGCCGCAGCGGTCGGCGGCGAGACGGTCGTACTCCCCCTGGTGGCCCGCAACCGCGTCATCGGCATGCTGACGCTCGGCAAGCCCTCGGACGAACACTTCCGCCAGGAAATCCTGGAACTCGCCGAGGACTTGAGCCGCCGGGCCGCCCTCGCCCTGGACAACGCCCGCCTGTACTCGGAGCGCATGGCCATCAGCCAGTCCCTCCAGCGCAGCCTGCTGCCCCCGGAACTCCCCCACATCGAAGGCGTGGAGGTCGAGGTCATCTACCGCGCGGCAGGCGAGGGCAACGAAGTCGGCGGCGACTTCTACGACCTCTTCCCCATCCGCGACGGCGCCTACGGCTTCGCCATCGGAGACGTCTGCGGTACGGGCCCGGAGGCGGCCGCGGTCACGGGCCTGGCCCGGCACGCGCTGCGCCTGCTGGCCCGCGAGGGCTTCGGCGGCCCGGCGGTCCTGGAGCGCCTGAACTCCGCGATCCTCGACGAGGGCGCCCGTAGCCGCTTCCTGACGCTCCTGTACGGGGAGTTGTGGCCCCAGGAGGACGGCTCGGCGCTCCTCAAGGTCGTCTGCGCCGGCCACCCGCTCCCGCTCCGTCTCCGCCAGGACGGCACGGTCGAACCGGCCGCCGAACCGCAGCCGCTCCTCGGCGTCATGGACGACCTGGAGCTGTACGAGCAGACGATCACGCTCGACCCGGGCGACGTCCTGCTGTGCGTGACGGACGGCGTCACCGAACGCCGCGAGGGCACCCGCATGTTGGGCGACGACGGCCTCATCGATGTCCTCACCACCTGCACGGGCCTGACGGCCGGAGCCGTGGCCGCCCGCATCATGCGCGCGGTGGAACGCTTCGCGTCGGACGCCCCGTCGGACGACATGGCCATTCTCGCGATGCGCGTACCCGGCCTTCACAACGACTGA
- a CDS encoding DegT/DnrJ/EryC1/StrS aminotransferase family protein: MLKAAGVGIGDEVIVPAFGNAEVAEAVVMAGATPVFADIDPATYCLDVADANAAVGPRTVAVVAVHRFGRPADIARLRDVGQRHGLLVLEQGESETPYSEIEERRAHAAFLDGRLRGVRTPERGAGHTYQQYVVRVPGNGRPDRDAFARALRAKGVECRVPVKTPVHRMPVFRRDVCLPETERAADETLALPVDASLTKRQMQRMVSACNALGGLLQPAF, encoded by the coding sequence ATGCTCAAGGCCGCGGGTGTGGGGATCGGTGACGAGGTCATCGTGCCGGCGTTCGGCAATGCCGAGGTCGCCGAGGCCGTGGTCATGGCCGGTGCGACGCCGGTGTTCGCCGACATAGACCCGGCCACGTACTGCCTGGACGTCGCCGACGCGAACGCGGCCGTCGGGCCGCGCACGGTCGCTGTCGTCGCCGTGCACCGCTTCGGCCGGCCCGCTGACATCGCGCGGCTCAGGGATGTCGGGCAACGGCACGGGCTACTGGTGCTGGAGCAGGGCGAGTCCGAGACGCCGTACAGCGAGATCGAGGAGCGCAGGGCGCATGCGGCGTTCCTCGACGGGCGGTTGAGGGGTGTGCGGACGCCGGAGCGCGGTGCCGGACACACCTACCAGCAGTACGTCGTCCGGGTGCCCGGAAATGGGCGGCCGGACCGGGACGCCTTTGCGCGGGCCCTGCGGGCCAAGGGAGTTGAGTGCCGGGTGCCGGTGAAGACCCCCGTGCACCGGATGCCCGTATTCCGGCGGGACGTTTGTCTGCCGGAGACCGAGCGGGCCGCCGACGAGACGCTGGCTCTGCCTGTCGACGCGTCTTTGACGAAGCGGCAGATGCAGCGGATGGTGTCCGCGTGCAATGCGCTCGGTGGGCTCTTGCAGCCTGCCTTCTAG
- a CDS encoding ribonuclease J, with the protein MSHPHPELGAPPKLPKGGLRVTPLGGLGEIGRNMTVFEYGGRLLIVDCGVLFPEEEQPGIDLILPDFSSVRDRLDDIDGIVLTHGHEDHIGGVPFLLREKPDIPLIGSKLTLALIEAKLQEHRIRPYTLEVAEGHRERIGPFDCEFIAVNHSIPDALAVAIRTPAGMAVHTGDFKMDQLPLDGRLTDLHAFARLSEEGIDLLLSDSTNAEVPGFVPPERDISNVLRQVFAGASKRIIVASFASHVHRIQQILDAAHEYGRRVAFVGRSMVRNMGIARDLGYLKVPPGLVVDVKTLDDLPEHEIVLVCTGSQGEPMAALSRMANRDHQIRIVQGDTVILASSLIPGNENAVYRVINGLTRWGANVVHKGNAKVHVSGHASAGELLYFYNICKPRNLMPVHGEWRHLRANAELGALTGVPHDRIVIAEDGVVVDLIEGKAKISGKVQAGYVYVDGLSVGDVGEPALKDRRILGDEGIISVFMVMDSSTGKITGGPHIQARGSGIDDSAFSDVLPKIVEVLERSAQDGVVEPHQMQQLIRRTLGKWVSDTYRRRPMILPVVVEV; encoded by the coding sequence TTGAGTCATCCGCATCCTGAACTCGGCGCTCCGCCGAAGCTCCCGAAGGGCGGCCTGCGGGTCACCCCGCTCGGCGGCCTCGGTGAAATCGGCCGAAACATGACGGTCTTCGAGTACGGCGGCCGTCTTCTCATCGTCGACTGCGGCGTGCTCTTCCCCGAGGAGGAGCAGCCCGGCATCGACCTGATCCTGCCGGACTTCAGTTCCGTCAGGGACCGCCTCGACGACATCGACGGCATCGTGCTCACGCACGGCCACGAGGACCACATCGGCGGTGTCCCCTTTCTCCTGCGCGAGAAGCCGGACATCCCGCTCATCGGCTCCAAGCTGACCCTCGCCCTCATCGAGGCGAAGCTCCAGGAGCACCGCATCCGCCCGTACACGCTCGAAGTCGCGGAGGGCCACCGCGAGCGCATCGGCCCCTTCGACTGCGAGTTCATCGCGGTCAACCACTCCATCCCGGACGCCCTCGCGGTCGCCATCCGCACCCCCGCGGGCATGGCCGTCCACACGGGCGACTTCAAGATGGACCAGCTCCCGCTCGACGGCCGTCTCACGGATCTACACGCGTTCGCGCGTCTGAGCGAAGAGGGCATCGACCTCCTCCTCTCGGACTCGACGAACGCCGAGGTTCCGGGCTTCGTGCCGCCCGAGCGCGACATCTCGAACGTCCTGCGGCAGGTCTTCGCCGGCGCCAGCAAGCGGATCATCGTGGCGAGCTTCGCCAGCCACGTCCACCGCATCCAGCAGATCCTGGACGCGGCCCACGAGTACGGCCGCCGGGTCGCTTTCGTCGGCCGCTCGATGGTCCGCAACATGGGCATCGCGAGAGACCTGGGCTATCTGAAGGTCCCGCCGGGCCTGGTCGTCGACGTCAAGACGCTGGACGACCTCCCGGAACACGAGATCGTCCTGGTCTGTACGGGCTCGCAGGGCGAACCGATGGCCGCGCTGTCCCGCATGGCGAACCGCGACCACCAGATCCGCATCGTCCAGGGCGACACCGTGATCCTCGCGTCGTCGCTCATCCCCGGCAACGAGAACGCGGTCTACCGCGTCATCAACGGCCTCACCCGTTGGGGTGCCAACGTCGTCCACAAGGGCAACGCCAAGGTGCACGTCTCGGGCCACGCCTCCGCCGGTGAGCTCCTGTACTTCTACAACATCTGCAAGCCGCGCAACCTGATGCCGGTCCACGGCGAATGGCGCCACCTGCGCGCCAACGCCGAGCTGGGTGCCCTCACCGGCGTCCCGCACGACCGGATCGTCATCGCCGAGGACGGCGTCGTCGTCGACCTCATCGAGGGCAAGGCCAAGATCTCCGGCAAGGTCCAGGCGGGATACGTGTACGTCGACGGCCTCTCGGTCGGCGATGTCGGCGAGCCCGCGCTCAAGGACCGCAGGATCCTCGGCGACGAGGGCATCATCTCGGTCTTCATGGTGATGGACTCCAGTACCGGCAAGATCACTGGTGGTCCCCACATCCAGGCTCGCGGCTCGGGCATCGACGACTCCGCCTTCAGCGACGTCCTCCCGAAGATCGTCGAGGTCCTGGAGCGCTCGGCCCAGGACGGCGTGGTCGAACCCCACCAGATGCAGCAGCTGATCCGCCGCACGCTGGGCAAATGGGTGTCGGACACCTACCGTCGCCGGCCGATGATCCTGCCGGTCGTGGTCGAGGTTTGA
- the dapA gene encoding 4-hydroxy-tetrahydrodipicolinate synthase: MAPTSTPQTPFGRVLTAMVTPFTADGALDLDGAQRLATHLVDAGNDGLIVNGTTGESPTTSNAEKADLVRAVLEAVGDRAHVVAGVGTNDTHHSIELARAAEGVGAHGLLTVTPYYNKPPQEGLYQHFKAIADTTGLPVMLYDIPGRSGVPINTETLVRLAEHPRIVANKDAKGDLGRASWAIASSDLAWYSGDDMLNLPLLSVGAVGFVSVVGHVVTPELRAMIDAYASGDVQKATEIHQKLLPVFTGMFRTQGVMTTKAALALQGLPAGPLRLPMVGLSPEETAQLKIDLAAGGVQL, translated from the coding sequence ATGGCTCCGACCTCCACTCCGCAGACCCCCTTCGGGCGGGTCCTCACCGCCATGGTCACGCCCTTCACGGCGGACGGCGCACTCGACCTCGACGGCGCTCAGCGGCTCGCCACCCACCTGGTGGACGCAGGCAACGACGGCCTGATCGTCAACGGCACCACGGGCGAGTCCCCGACCACCAGCAACGCGGAGAAAGCGGATCTCGTACGAGCCGTACTGGAGGCGGTCGGCGACCGCGCCCACGTCGTCGCGGGCGTCGGAACGAACGACACGCACCACAGCATCGAACTGGCCCGGGCCGCCGAGGGGGTCGGCGCACACGGCCTCCTGACCGTCACGCCGTACTACAACAAGCCCCCACAGGAAGGCCTGTACCAGCACTTCAAGGCCATCGCCGACACGACCGGGCTCCCGGTGATGCTGTACGACATTCCCGGCCGCAGCGGTGTCCCGATCAACACGGAAACGCTGGTGCGTCTGGCCGAGCACCCGCGTATCGTCGCCAACAAGGACGCCAAGGGCGACCTCGGCCGCGCCAGCTGGGCCATCGCCAGCTCCGACCTCGCCTGGTACTCGGGCGACGACATGCTGAACCTGCCGCTCCTCTCCGTGGGCGCGGTCGGCTTCGTCTCCGTCGTCGGTCACGTCGTCACCCCCGAGCTGCGCGCCATGATCGACGCGTACGCCAGCGGCGACGTCCAGAAGGCCACCGAGATCCACCAGAAGCTGCTCCCGGTCTTCACCGGCATGTTCCGCACCCAGGGCGTCATGACGACCAAGGCCGCGCTCGCCCTCCAGGGCCTGCCCGCCGGGCCACTGCGGCTGCCCATGGTCGGCCTGTCACCCGAGGAGACCGCCCAGCTCAAGATCGATCTTGCCGCCGGCGGGGTACAGCTCTAA
- the dapB gene encoding 4-hydroxy-tetrahydrodipicolinate reductase: MSKLRVAVLGAKGRIGSEAVRAVEAAEDMELVAALGRGDKLETLADAGAQVAVELTTPASVMGNLDFCVRHGIHAVVGTTGWTDERLAQLNTWLAASPETGVLIAPNFSIGAVLTMKFAEVAAPYFESVEVIELHHPNKVDAPSGTAQRTAQLIAAARQRADSAPQPDATVTALDGARGADVDGVPVHSVRLRGLLAHQEVLLGAEGETLTVRHDSLHHSSFMPGILLGVRRVVDTPGLTFGLEHFLDLK, from the coding sequence ATGAGCAAGCTGCGCGTGGCGGTCCTCGGTGCCAAGGGCCGTATCGGATCCGAGGCGGTACGGGCCGTCGAGGCCGCCGAGGACATGGAGCTGGTGGCCGCCCTCGGCCGCGGCGACAAACTGGAGACACTGGCGGACGCCGGCGCCCAGGTCGCCGTCGAACTGACCACGCCCGCCTCGGTCATGGGCAACCTCGACTTCTGTGTACGCCACGGCATCCACGCCGTGGTCGGGACGACGGGCTGGACCGACGAGCGCCTCGCGCAGCTGAACACCTGGCTCGCCGCGTCACCGGAGACGGGCGTGCTCATCGCCCCGAACTTCTCCATCGGCGCCGTCCTCACCATGAAGTTCGCGGAGGTGGCCGCGCCGTACTTCGAGTCCGTCGAGGTCATCGAGCTGCACCACCCGAACAAGGTGGACGCCCCGAGCGGTACCGCCCAGCGCACGGCCCAGCTCATCGCCGCCGCCCGGCAGCGGGCGGACAGCGCCCCGCAGCCCGACGCCACGGTCACGGCCCTGGACGGCGCCCGCGGCGCGGACGTCGACGGCGTCCCGGTGCACTCGGTACGTCTGCGCGGTCTGCTGGCCCACCAGGAGGTGCTGCTCGGCGCCGAGGGCGAGACCCTCACCGTCCGCCACGACTCCCTCCACCACAGCAGCTTCATGCCGGGCATCCTGCTCGGCGTACGCCGCGTCGTGGACACCCCGGGCCTCACCTTCGGCCTGGAACACTTCCTGGACCTGAAGTAA
- a CDS encoding pitrilysin family protein → MTSSSSTATARTSSEARAVARTQTLIKGVNGIGTVRKTTLPGGLRIVTETLPSVRSATFGIWAHVGSRDETPALNGATHYLEHLLFKGTQKRSALDISSAIDAVGGEMNAFTAKEYTCYYARVLDTDLPLAIDVVCDMLTGSLIVEEDVNVERGAILEEIAMTEDDPGDCVHDLFAHTMLGDTPLGRPVLGTVDTVNALTADRIRRFYKKHYDPTHLVVAAAGNVDHNKVVRQVRAAFEKAGALKQPDATPIAPRDGSRAIRTAGRVELLGRKTEQAHVVLGMPGLARTDERRWALGVMNTALGGGMSSRLFQEVREKRGLAYSVYSYTSGFADCGLFGVYAGCRPSQVHDVLKICRDELDQVAEHGLSDDEIGRAIGQLRGSTVLGLEDTGALMNRIGKSELCWGEQMSVDDMLARIASVTPDDVRDVARDILGQRPSLSVIGPLKDKQASRLHEAVA, encoded by the coding sequence GTGACGTCCAGCAGCTCGACGGCGACGGCCCGCACCTCCTCGGAGGCGCGGGCCGTCGCCCGTACCCAAACCTTGATCAAGGGCGTGAACGGTATCGGTACGGTCCGCAAGACCACCCTCCCCGGAGGCCTGCGCATCGTCACCGAGACCCTGCCCTCCGTGCGCTCCGCCACCTTCGGCATCTGGGCGCACGTCGGCTCGCGCGACGAGACGCCGGCTCTGAACGGCGCCACGCACTACCTCGAACACCTCCTCTTCAAGGGCACCCAGAAGCGCAGTGCCCTGGACATCTCCTCCGCCATCGACGCGGTCGGCGGCGAGATGAACGCCTTCACGGCGAAGGAGTACACGTGCTACTACGCGCGCGTGCTCGACACCGACCTCCCGCTCGCCATCGACGTCGTCTGCGACATGCTCACGGGCTCGCTCATCGTCGAAGAGGACGTGAACGTCGAGCGGGGAGCGATCCTCGAAGAGATCGCGATGACGGAGGACGACCCGGGCGACTGCGTGCACGACCTGTTCGCGCACACCATGCTCGGCGACACCCCCCTCGGCCGCCCGGTCCTCGGCACGGTCGACACGGTCAACGCCCTCACCGCGGACCGCATCCGCCGCTTCTACAAGAAGCACTACGACCCGACCCACCTCGTGGTCGCCGCCGCCGGCAACGTCGACCACAACAAGGTCGTACGCCAGGTCCGCGCGGCCTTCGAGAAGGCGGGCGCCCTCAAGCAACCGGACGCGACCCCGATCGCCCCGCGCGACGGCTCCCGGGCCATCCGTACGGCGGGCCGCGTCGAACTCCTCGGCCGCAAGACCGAGCAGGCCCACGTCGTCCTCGGCATGCCGGGCCTGGCCCGCACGGACGAGCGTCGCTGGGCCCTGGGCGTCATGAACACCGCGCTGGGCGGCGGCATGTCCTCCCGCCTCTTCCAGGAGGTCAGGGAGAAGCGCGGCCTGGCCTACAGCGTGTACTCGTACACCTCGGGCTTCGCCGACTGCGGCCTCTTCGGCGTGTACGCGGGCTGTAGGCCCAGCCAGGTCCACGACGTGCTGAAGATCTGCCGCGACGAACTCGACCAGGTCGCCGAGCACGGCCTGTCCGACGACGAGATCGGCCGCGCCATCGGCCAGCTCCGCGGCTCCACCGTCCTCGGCCTGGAGGACACGGGCGCGCTGATGAACCGTATCGGCAAGAGCGAGCTGTGCTGGGGCGAGCAGATGTCGGTCGACGACATGCTGGCCCGCATCGCGTCGGTCACCCCGGACGACGTACGGGACGTGGCCCGCGACATCCTGGGACAGCGGCCCTCGCTGTCGGTCATCGGCCCGTTGAAGGACAAACAGGCGTCCCGTCTGCACGAAGCGGTCGCGTAG
- a CDS encoding polyribonucleotide nucleotidyltransferase produces the protein MENETHYAEAVIDNGSFGTRTIRFETGRLAKQAAGSAVAYLDDDTMVLSATTASKNPKDQLDFFPLTVDVEERMYAAGKIPGSFFRREGRPSEDAILTCRLIDRPLRPSFKKGLRNEIQVVATIMALNPDHLYDVVAINAASASTQLAGLPFSGPIGGVRVALINGQWVAFPTHTELEDAVFDMVVAGRALEDGDVAIMMVEAEATEKTIQLVAGGAEAPTEEIVASGLDAAKPFIKVLCKAQADLAAKAAKPTGEFPVFLDYQDDVLEALTAAVKDELSQALTIAGKQDREAELDRVKGLAAEKLLPQFEGREKEISAAYRSLTKSLVRERVIKDKVRIDGRGVTDIRTLAAEVEAIPRVHGSALFERGETQILGVTTLNMLRMEQQLDTLSPVTRKRYMHNYNFPPYSVGETGRVGSPKRREIGHGALAERAIVPVLPTREEFPYAIRQVSEALGSNGSTSMGSVCASTMSLLNAGVPLKAPVAGIAMGLISQEINGETHYVALTDILGAEDAFGDMDFKVAGTKEFVTALQLDTKLDGIPASVLAAALKQARDARLHILDVMMEAIDTPDEMSPNAPRIITVKIPVDKIGEVIGPKGKMINQIQEDTGAEITIEDDGTIYIGAQVGSQAEAARATINGIANPTMPEVGERYLGTVVKTTTFGAFVSLLPGKDGLLHISQIRKLAGGKRVENVEDVVGVGAKVQVEIAEIDSRGKLSLIPVIEGEGDDEKDEKKDDTDK, from the coding sequence GTGGAGAACGAGACCCACTACGCCGAGGCCGTTATCGACAACGGATCCTTCGGCACCCGCACCATCCGCTTCGAGACGGGCCGCCTGGCCAAGCAGGCCGCCGGCTCCGCCGTGGCGTATCTGGACGACGACACCATGGTGCTGTCGGCCACCACCGCGTCCAAGAACCCCAAGGACCAGCTCGACTTCTTCCCCCTCACGGTGGACGTCGAGGAGCGGATGTACGCCGCCGGCAAGATCCCCGGCAGCTTCTTCCGCCGTGAGGGCCGGCCCTCCGAGGACGCGATCCTCACCTGTCGCCTCATCGACCGCCCGCTGCGCCCGTCCTTCAAGAAGGGCCTGCGCAACGAGATCCAGGTCGTCGCCACGATCATGGCCCTCAACCCCGACCACCTGTACGACGTCGTGGCGATCAACGCCGCCTCCGCGTCCACGCAGCTGGCCGGTCTGCCCTTCTCCGGCCCGATCGGCGGCGTCCGCGTCGCGCTGATCAACGGCCAGTGGGTCGCGTTCCCGACGCACACCGAGCTCGAGGACGCCGTCTTCGACATGGTCGTCGCCGGTCGCGCCCTGGAGGACGGCGACGTCGCGATCATGATGGTCGAGGCCGAGGCCACCGAGAAGACCATCCAGCTGGTCGCGGGCGGCGCCGAGGCGCCCACCGAGGAGATCGTCGCCTCCGGTCTGGACGCCGCAAAGCCCTTCATCAAGGTGCTCTGCAAGGCCCAGGCCGACCTCGCCGCCAAGGCCGCCAAGCCCACCGGCGAGTTCCCGGTCTTCCTCGACTACCAGGACGACGTCCTGGAGGCGCTCACCGCCGCCGTCAAGGACGAGCTCTCCCAGGCGCTCACCATCGCGGGCAAGCAGGACCGCGAGGCCGAGCTGGACCGCGTCAAGGGTCTCGCCGCCGAGAAGCTGCTCCCGCAGTTCGAGGGCCGCGAGAAGGAGATCAGCGCGGCCTACCGCTCGCTGACCAAGTCCCTGGTCCGTGAGCGCGTCATCAAGGACAAGGTCCGCATCGACGGCCGCGGCGTCACGGACATCCGTACGCTCGCCGCCGAGGTCGAGGCCATCCCGCGCGTGCACGGCTCGGCGCTGTTCGAGCGTGGCGAGACCCAGATCCTGGGCGTCACCACCCTCAACATGCTCCGGATGGAGCAGCAGCTGGACACCCTTTCCCCGGTGACCCGCAAGCGCTACATGCACAACTACAACTTCCCGCCCTACTCGGTGGGCGAGACCGGCCGCGTCGGCTCCCCGAAGCGTCGCGAGATCGGCCATGGCGCCCTCGCCGAGCGCGCCATCGTGCCGGTTCTCCCGACCCGCGAGGAGTTCCCGTACGCGATCCGTCAGGTGTCCGAGGCCCTCGGCTCCAACGGCTCGACGTCCATGGGCTCGGTGTGTGCCAGCACCATGTCGCTCCTTAACGCCGGTGTGCCGCTCAAGGCCCCCGTCGCCGGTATCGCCATGGGCCTGATCTCCCAGGAGATCAACGGCGAGACGCACTACGTCGCCCTCACCGACATCCTCGGTGCGGAGGACGCCTTCGGCGACATGGACTTCAAGGTCGCCGGCACCAAGGAGTTCGTGACCGCCCTCCAGCTCGACACCAAGCTGGACGGCATCCCGGCCTCCGTCCTGGCCGCGGCTCTCAAGCAGGCCCGTGACGCCCGCCTCCACATCCTCGACGTGATGATGGAAGCGATCGACACGCCGGACGAGATGTCCCCGAACGCCCCGCGGATCATCACCGTCAAGATCCCCGTGGACAAGATCGGCGAGGTCATCGGCCCGAAGGGCAAGATGATCAACCAGATCCAGGAGGACACCGGCGCCGAGATCACGATCGAGGACGACGGCACCATCTACATCGGTGCCCAGGTCGGCTCGCAGGCCGAGGCCGCCCGCGCCACGATCAACGGCATCGCCAACCCGACCATGCCGGAGGTCGGCGAGCGCTACCTGGGCACGGTCGTCAAGACCACGACCTTCGGTGCGTTCGTGTCGCTGCTCCCGGGCAAGGACGGTCTGCTGCACATCTCGCAGATCCGCAAGCTCGCCGGCGGCAAGCGCGTGGAGAACGTCGAGGACGTCGTCGGCGTGGGCGCCAAGGTCCAGGTCGAGATCGCCGAGATCGACTCCCGCGGCAAGCTCTCCCTCATCCCCGTGATCGAGGGCGAAGGCGACGACGAGAAGGACGAGAAGAAGGACGACACCGACAAGTGA
- the rpsO gene encoding 30S ribosomal protein S15: MSLDAATKKQLITEFGTKEGDTGSPEVQVAMLSRRISDLTEHLKTHKHDHHSRRGLLILVGQRRRLLQYLAKKDIQRFRALVDRLGIRRGAAGAK, from the coding sequence GTGTCGCTCGACGCCGCAACGAAGAAGCAGCTCATCACCGAGTTCGGTACCAAGGAGGGCGACACCGGCTCGCCCGAGGTTCAGGTCGCGATGCTCTCGCGCCGTATCTCGGACCTGACCGAGCACCTCAAGACCCACAAGCACGACCACCACTCCCGTCGTGGTCTGCTGATCCTGGTCGGTCAGCGCCGTCGCCTGCTGCAGTACCTGGCGAAGAAGGACATCCAGCGCTTCCGTGCGCTGGTCGACCGCCTGGGCATCCGCCGCGGTGCGGCGGGCGCCAAGTAA